A window from Sphingobacterium hotanense encodes these proteins:
- a CDS encoding DMT family transporter: protein MEEKDSIKYMLLAGLFFALMNVCVKYVSHIPTVEVVFFRSIFSLVASYIILKRDHIPVFGNNKPLLILRGVAGCIGLVGSFYTLQHIPLASAVTINYLSPFFTAILGIFIVKQPVKPIRYLYFALAIAGVIMLKGFDPRISTLDLIIGLTAALFAGLAYNIISKLKTSEHPLVIIFYFPLITLPFVGVYTLMHWENPQGWDWAILLLIGIFTQIAQYYMTLSYQRANLAKVASLNYLGVIYALVFGYFLFQETFSEYALLGIAVILAAVILNIRK, encoded by the coding sequence GTGGAAGAAAAAGATAGTATTAAATACATGCTTTTAGCAGGGCTATTTTTTGCGCTGATGAATGTATGTGTGAAGTATGTGTCTCATATTCCAACGGTCGAAGTTGTTTTCTTTCGATCCATCTTTAGCCTAGTCGCGTCGTACATTATTCTTAAGCGCGATCATATCCCTGTATTTGGGAACAACAAACCGCTGTTGATTTTGCGTGGTGTAGCTGGTTGTATTGGTTTGGTTGGTTCCTTTTATACCTTGCAGCATATTCCGCTCGCCTCCGCAGTGACAATAAATTACCTCTCTCCTTTCTTTACGGCTATATTGGGAATCTTTATCGTAAAGCAACCCGTCAAGCCTATCCGCTATCTTTATTTCGCATTGGCAATTGCCGGAGTCATCATGTTGAAAGGCTTCGACCCGAGGATCTCTACTTTAGACCTGATCATCGGGTTAACAGCGGCATTGTTTGCCGGCCTTGCATACAATATCATCTCCAAACTGAAGACCTCCGAGCATCCCTTGGTGATCATCTTTTATTTTCCACTTATCACCCTCCCCTTCGTCGGTGTCTATACGCTCATGCATTGGGAAAATCCTCAAGGATGGGATTGGGCAATATTGTTGCTGATCGGAATCTTTACGCAAATAGCGCAGTATTATATGACGCTGTCCTATCAGCGCGCTAATCTTGCCAAAGTAGCCAGCTTAAACTATTTAGGTGTAATCTATGCGTTAGTATTTGGATATTTTCTGTTCCAGGAAACATTTAGTGAGTATGCTCTTTTGGGTATCGCGGTAATCCTTGCAGCGGTAATATTAAATATTAGAAAGTAG
- a CDS encoding YihY/virulence factor BrkB family protein produces the protein MIITIWTKLKEFWGLLINAVNGFIEDNCMKLSASLAYYTVFSIGPLLLILTWTLGFFYGEHLDGTSGAREQVMDELSELFGREIASTLESTVSKISLDSKSNIGIIIGSATLMFTSTTIFVDIQNSINTIWKVKPKPKKGWLKLIINRLISFSMILGLVFLLMASLIVSSLIGIMTDYFNQFIQHWDISLIDMVNTTITFLVITTLFGTIYAFLPDAKVRFKDILGGALFTSFLFMLGKYGISVYLSQNMTASSYGAAGSIIILLAWVYYSSAILYFGAEFTKEYAVKYGKGIQPSSFAVLVKQTELEIDPETGIREVVKKHNDPVQ, from the coding sequence ATGATAATTACTATTTGGACCAAACTAAAAGAATTTTGGGGGCTATTAATCAATGCTGTAAATGGTTTTATCGAGGACAATTGTATGAAGCTTAGTGCTTCATTAGCTTATTATACTGTATTTTCTATAGGTCCACTGTTATTGATATTAACGTGGACCTTAGGTTTTTTTTATGGGGAGCATTTGGATGGCACTAGCGGTGCCCGCGAACAGGTTATGGACGAGCTGAGCGAGCTCTTCGGACGGGAAATTGCGTCAACCTTGGAATCCACGGTGTCAAAGATTTCCTTAGATAGCAAATCCAACATCGGGATCATCATCGGTTCGGCTACCTTAATGTTCACTTCAACGACCATCTTTGTTGATATTCAAAACTCCATTAATACGATCTGGAAAGTAAAACCAAAGCCGAAGAAAGGCTGGCTAAAACTGATCATCAACCGTTTGATTTCCTTCTCTATGATATTAGGGCTAGTATTCCTATTGATGGCATCCTTAATTGTGAGTAGTTTGATTGGGATTATGACTGATTACTTCAATCAATTTATACAACATTGGGATATCAGCCTGATCGACATGGTGAATACGACTATTACTTTCTTGGTCATCACTACCCTCTTTGGTACTATCTATGCCTTTCTTCCGGATGCGAAGGTTCGCTTTAAGGATATCTTAGGTGGAGCGCTGTTTACCTCTTTCCTATTTATGCTCGGCAAGTATGGTATTTCGGTTTATTTAAGTCAGAACATGACAGCTTCGTCCTACGGCGCCGCAGGGTCAATCATTATCTTATTGGCATGGGTTTATTACTCTTCGGCAATTCTATACTTTGGAGCAGAGTTTACTAAGGAATATGCCGTAAAATATGGGAAGGGTATCCAACCTTCTTCATTTGCGGTACTCGTGAAGCAGACTGAATTAGAGATCGACCCCGAAACCGGTATTCGCGAAGTAGTTAAAAAACATAATGACCCTGTGCAATAG
- a CDS encoding AMP-dependent synthetase/ligase, which produces MNKFNRLFDIIINYKTEYAKDIMVAGRAGDKWRTFSTAEFVYIVNNLSKGLIARGIKKGDRVAIMSGNRPEWNFVDFACNQLGVATVPLYPTLSNQDLIYIINDADVKMVFVSNEDLAAKADLAMKENNINIETYTFDKLEGRKYYMEVADLGKANDVDLTSYNDAVEAEDLLTLIYTSGTTGKPKGVYLSHENLLSNVQACNHLITTEYKKALSFLPLCHIFERMVVYMYFSRGVQIYYAENLDNIVVDINDVKPDLFTTVPRVLEKVYDKVVAKGKDLTGIKKSLFFWALDLGLKYQEPKSNSAFYNFKLGIARKLIFSKWKEALGGNSKIIISGGAALQERLARVFWAAGIKVLEGYGLTETSPVIAVNSWDENDVKFGTVGRVLKNLDVKIAEDGEIMVKGPSITKGYYKNEEATKEAFDGNGYFHTGDIGELTPDGFLRITDRKKEMFKTAGGKYVAPQVLENKLMESTLIAQVMVIGENQRFPAALIVPAFEELEKYCKHKGIPYSSREEAIKQGEVLTKYEHIISQAMANFGHWEQVKKFKLLSKEWTIDNGELTPKLSLKRKVILQKNEELIKDIYKE; this is translated from the coding sequence ATGAACAAGTTCAATAGATTATTCGATATCATTATAAATTATAAGACGGAGTATGCCAAGGACATTATGGTTGCTGGTCGTGCGGGAGATAAATGGCGTACCTTTTCTACGGCGGAATTCGTCTATATAGTTAATAATTTAAGCAAGGGTCTGATTGCACGCGGCATCAAGAAAGGCGATCGCGTGGCTATCATGTCGGGAAACCGTCCGGAATGGAACTTTGTTGACTTCGCATGTAACCAATTGGGCGTTGCAACGGTACCATTATATCCTACCCTATCCAATCAGGATTTGATATACATCATCAATGATGCCGACGTAAAAATGGTGTTCGTTAGTAACGAAGACCTAGCTGCAAAAGCAGACTTGGCGATGAAAGAGAATAACATCAATATAGAAACCTATACCTTCGATAAGTTGGAGGGCCGGAAATATTATATGGAGGTCGCGGACTTAGGAAAGGCGAATGATGTAGACTTAACGTCTTACAACGATGCTGTTGAGGCGGAAGATTTATTGACATTGATCTACACATCCGGGACTACAGGGAAGCCTAAGGGAGTTTACCTTTCGCATGAGAATCTGTTGAGCAACGTACAAGCGTGTAATCACCTGATTACCACCGAATATAAGAAAGCTTTAAGTTTCTTGCCGCTCTGTCACATCTTTGAGCGCATGGTTGTTTATATGTATTTCTCTCGTGGTGTGCAGATTTACTACGCTGAAAATCTAGATAATATCGTCGTCGATATCAATGATGTAAAACCTGATCTATTTACCACTGTACCGCGTGTACTTGAAAAAGTATATGATAAGGTTGTTGCAAAGGGCAAGGATCTGACGGGGATTAAGAAATCGCTTTTCTTCTGGGCATTGGATTTAGGGCTGAAATATCAGGAGCCGAAATCGAACTCTGCTTTTTACAATTTTAAACTGGGTATCGCGCGCAAATTAATCTTCTCGAAATGGAAAGAGGCTTTGGGTGGCAACAGCAAGATTATCATTTCCGGTGGAGCGGCACTACAGGAGCGTTTAGCACGTGTATTTTGGGCAGCAGGAATTAAAGTTCTGGAAGGCTATGGTCTTACGGAGACTTCTCCTGTTATCGCTGTTAATTCCTGGGATGAAAATGACGTAAAGTTCGGTACGGTAGGTCGCGTATTGAAAAACTTGGATGTAAAAATTGCTGAAGACGGCGAGATCATGGTTAAAGGTCCTAGCATTACGAAAGGATACTATAAAAACGAGGAAGCGACAAAAGAGGCCTTCGATGGCAATGGGTATTTTCATACCGGCGATATTGGCGAGCTAACTCCGGACGGATTCTTACGGATTACGGATCGGAAGAAAGAAATGTTCAAAACTGCTGGCGGTAAATACGTCGCGCCGCAGGTGTTGGAAAACAAATTGATGGAGTCGACTTTGATTGCGCAAGTGATGGTTATAGGTGAGAATCAACGTTTCCCTGCGGCATTAATCGTTCCTGCATTTGAAGAATTAGAAAAATATTGCAAGCACAAAGGGATCCCGTATAGCTCTAGAGAAGAAGCGATTAAGCAAGGTGAAGTTTTAACAAAATATGAGCATATAATTTCGCAAGCAATGGCTAACTTTGGGCATTGGGAGCAAGTGAAGAAATTTAAATTGCTTTCAAAGGAATGGACCATCGACAACGGAGAGCTAACGCCGAAGTTGAGCCTTAAGCGCAAGGTTATTCTACAGAAAAACGAAGAACTAATCAAAGATATTTATAAGGAATAA
- a CDS encoding transposase translates to MINQAKALKLIKLHQYVCDKYDSELQYYCQRFSNNNKPDFTDQEVLTIYLFSVHEEQRLRIKQIHKFASDYLMDWFPKLTSYVAFNTRINRLFDVLRSLCQSVIEDFAPEECSREFSLLDSMPIITCSGTRRAKVALGITDKSFCSTKRLWYFGLKLHALNSYNKSTLPRPESIVISKASESDLNIFKENWASIAGRTFFGDKIYRDAPFFEWFYKEEKSIMYTPIRETQGKPDCLKSRDRAYNDLFSRAVSKVRQPIESFFNWINEKTQIQNASKVRSTKGLLVHVFGKLTACFIKPIFNP, encoded by the coding sequence ATGATCAATCAGGCCAAGGCTCTAAAATTAATAAAATTACACCAGTATGTTTGTGATAAATATGACAGTGAACTGCAATATTACTGTCAGCGATTTTCAAACAATAACAAACCTGACTTTACTGATCAGGAGGTTTTGACCATCTATTTATTCAGTGTGCACGAGGAACAGCGGCTAAGGATCAAGCAGATCCATAAATTCGCCTCGGATTATCTGATGGATTGGTTTCCCAAGCTAACTTCATACGTAGCATTCAACACCCGTATCAACCGCCTTTTTGATGTTTTGAGATCTCTTTGTCAGTCAGTTATAGAGGACTTTGCACCAGAGGAGTGCTCCAGAGAATTTTCCCTACTGGACTCTATGCCCATCATAACCTGCAGTGGGACTAGAAGGGCAAAGGTAGCTCTGGGGATAACGGATAAAAGCTTCTGCTCAACGAAGAGGCTTTGGTATTTTGGATTAAAGCTTCATGCGCTCAACAGCTATAACAAATCAACGCTGCCTCGTCCGGAAAGCATTGTAATAAGCAAGGCATCTGAAAGTGACCTGAACATATTTAAGGAGAATTGGGCATCCATCGCAGGTAGGACGTTCTTTGGTGACAAGATATACCGTGACGCCCCGTTCTTCGAGTGGTTTTATAAAGAAGAAAAATCAATTATGTATACTCCGATAAGGGAAACCCAAGGAAAACCAGATTGTTTAAAAAGCAGGGATCGTGCTTATAATGACCTGTTTTCAAGAGCAGTATCTAAGGTAAGACAACCAATCGAATCCTTTTTTAATTGGATAAATGAAAAAACACAGATACAAAACGCAAGTAAGGTCAGATCTACCAAAGGACTATTAGTACATGTGTTCGGTAAATTAACAGCCTGTTTCATAAAGCCTATTTTCAACCCTTAA
- a CDS encoding outer membrane beta-barrel protein — protein MKKTLQLTFILVLTVFAGMNIAQAQLPTTHAIGARFGSATGVTYRYSLNQTNAIEGILSVQSNSKYSRFRLVGLYEYHMPIANDFSWFWGFGGSVGSYSGKAYTDDKGNRFDKYSELALSVDGIAGVEYKIPSAPIALSLDIKPHFDFLQSSGFKIFDTFGFSVRYTF, from the coding sequence ATGAAGAAAACATTACAATTAACTTTCATTCTAGTTTTGACTGTATTTGCGGGTATGAACATTGCTCAGGCACAATTGCCAACAACACATGCTATTGGGGCTCGCTTCGGATCTGCAACAGGTGTGACTTACCGCTATAGCTTGAACCAAACCAATGCCATCGAGGGTATCTTGAGTGTGCAAAGTAATTCGAAATATAGTAGATTTCGTTTGGTAGGTTTGTATGAATATCACATGCCTATCGCAAACGACTTTTCTTGGTTCTGGGGATTTGGTGGTAGTGTTGGATCCTATTCTGGCAAAGCTTATACCGACGATAAGGGAAATCGCTTTGACAAGTATTCTGAACTTGCATTGAGTGTGGATGGTATCGCAGGGGTAGAATACAAAATACCTTCAGCGCCAATCGCTCTTTCATTGGATATCAAACCTCACTTTGACTTCTTGCAAAGCTCGGGCTTTAAAATATTTGATACCTTCGGATTCTCTGTTAGGTACACATTCTAA
- a CDS encoding M61 family metallopeptidase — protein MNSSIDFQISFIEPQAHYVEMEMYIQGFANTFLDIKMPVWTPGSYLVREFSKNIEQVSAVKDNAEDLKIYKVSKNTWRIDNPSDSVMIKYRIYSFEKSVRTNFVDAEHAFLSPAGTFFYVAGHLNHDAIVRVNLPSYWSKISTGLPKVDNEENTFYAENFDILFDSPLEIGNQDIWSFEAAGIPHEFAMVGVGSYDKDMLSYDIKKIVEEETKLWGSNPNDRYVFITHNYQSAHGGLEHLNSTVLASGRNAYSNAIGYTNFLSLVAHEYFHLWHVKRLRPKTLGPFNYEEENYTHLLWIFEGFTAYYDNLITRRCGFRDEVDYLQALVSEFNMVLNKPGHLVQSVGLSSFDTWIKQYRPDENSQNSSISYYNKGAMLACMLDISILAQTNGEKRLDQVLQAAYKQFYLIDGRGIEEAEFRKLAEEVSGTSLGEIFDAAHTCEELDYNAYFNLVGYQFIDQNKANIVPSLGIKVSHHDGRTVIKNIDRHSSAWEFGLNVDDEIVAVNGTRIDPQGRELDLAISSSAIGTTLNIMIAREGLIREIPVTLKVSDRVSYYIERNPEATAEQRVLGDIWLSLAPTNQ, from the coding sequence ATGAACAGTAGTATCGATTTTCAGATCTCTTTTATTGAGCCACAGGCACACTATGTTGAAATGGAGATGTACATTCAAGGTTTTGCCAACACCTTTTTAGACATCAAAATGCCTGTATGGACGCCCGGCTCCTACCTTGTGCGCGAATTCTCCAAAAATATCGAACAAGTTTCCGCGGTGAAGGACAATGCTGAGGATCTGAAAATCTATAAGGTGTCCAAAAATACATGGCGCATCGACAATCCGAGCGACAGTGTGATGATCAAATATCGCATCTATAGCTTTGAAAAGTCTGTTCGTACGAACTTTGTGGATGCTGAGCATGCTTTCCTTAGCCCGGCGGGGACTTTCTTCTATGTTGCCGGCCACCTCAATCACGACGCAATCGTACGGGTAAACTTGCCAAGTTATTGGTCTAAAATATCAACAGGTTTACCAAAAGTCGACAACGAAGAAAACACATTTTATGCGGAGAACTTCGACATCCTTTTTGATTCACCATTAGAAATTGGAAACCAGGATATATGGAGCTTTGAAGCTGCAGGAATACCGCACGAATTTGCAATGGTGGGCGTAGGAAGCTACGATAAGGATATGCTTTCCTACGATATCAAGAAAATCGTGGAAGAGGAAACGAAATTGTGGGGTTCTAATCCAAACGATCGATATGTTTTTATAACACATAATTACCAAAGTGCACACGGAGGCTTAGAGCACTTAAACTCTACAGTATTAGCGTCGGGACGCAATGCTTACTCCAATGCGATTGGTTATACAAATTTCTTAAGCCTTGTTGCTCATGAGTATTTCCATTTGTGGCACGTGAAACGCTTGCGTCCGAAGACATTGGGACCATTTAATTATGAAGAAGAGAACTACACGCATCTTCTTTGGATCTTTGAAGGGTTTACTGCTTATTACGACAACCTCATTACCCGTAGATGTGGCTTTCGTGATGAGGTAGACTACTTACAAGCTTTAGTCAGCGAGTTCAATATGGTGTTGAATAAGCCCGGTCATCTAGTGCAATCCGTAGGGCTATCGAGCTTCGATACCTGGATCAAACAATACCGCCCGGATGAGAATTCCCAAAACTCAAGTATTTCCTACTACAATAAGGGCGCTATGCTGGCCTGCATGTTGGATATCAGTATCCTCGCGCAAACCAATGGAGAAAAGCGATTAGACCAAGTCTTACAAGCTGCCTATAAACAATTCTACTTAATTGATGGTAGAGGGATCGAGGAAGCTGAATTTAGAAAGCTTGCGGAGGAAGTGTCGGGCACAAGCCTAGGCGAAATTTTCGACGCTGCTCATACTTGCGAAGAACTCGATTACAATGCTTACTTCAACCTAGTAGGCTATCAGTTTATCGATCAGAATAAAGCGAATATTGTTCCTAGTTTGGGTATCAAGGTATCTCATCACGACGGACGAACCGTGATCAAAAATATTGATCGCCACTCGTCGGCTTGGGAGTTTGGACTGAATGTGGATGATGAAATCGTAGCAGTCAACGGTACGAGAATCGACCCGCAAGGTCGGGAACTTGATTTAGCAATCAGTAGCTCAGCGATTGGAACTACGCTGAATATCATGATCGCGCGAGAAGGATTGATTCGCGAAATCCCTGTTACGTTGAAGGTTAGCGATCGTGTGTCGTATTATATTGAAAGAAATCCGGAAGCTACGGCAGAACAACGCGTATTGGGAGATATTTGGTTGTCGTTGGCACCCACTAATCAATAA
- a CDS encoding dihydrofolate reductase, giving the protein MSYPTFTLIVAASENNAIGKNNQMLWHLPNDFKYFKNNTMDHSIVMGRKTFESIGKALPGRRNIVITRQPTFQAEDVDVANSLQEVMTYCRDEREVFIIGGAQIYQQALSLASKVLLTRVHAEIDDADAYFPALPAEDWELVSSEAHSKDEKHQFDYTFEVYNRIKK; this is encoded by the coding sequence ATGAGTTATCCAACATTCACACTAATCGTTGCCGCGTCGGAAAACAATGCTATAGGAAAAAACAACCAAATGTTATGGCACCTTCCGAACGATTTTAAATATTTTAAGAACAACACAATGGACCATTCCATTGTTATGGGCAGAAAAACCTTTGAATCGATCGGTAAAGCCCTACCTGGCCGTAGAAACATCGTAATCACGCGACAGCCAACTTTTCAGGCCGAAGACGTCGATGTTGCAAACAGTTTGCAGGAGGTAATGACTTATTGCAGAGACGAACGTGAAGTTTTTATCATCGGTGGTGCTCAAATCTATCAGCAAGCACTTTCCCTTGCTTCCAAAGTTCTTCTTACACGCGTGCATGCTGAAATTGATGATGCTGACGCTTACTTCCCTGCCCTACCTGCAGAAGATTGGGAGCTAGTATCGTCTGAAGCCCATTCAAAAGATGAAAAGCATCAGTTTGACTACACTTTCGAAGTATATAACAGAATTAAAAAATAA
- a CDS encoding thymidylate synthase, whose product MRQYLDLLEHVYQNGVVKTDRTGTGTKSVFGYQMRFNLKEGFPLVTTKKLHLRSIIHELIWFLKGETNIQYLKENGVSIWDEWADEDGNLGPVYGSQWRSWPKPDGGHIDQITQVINQLKNTPDSRRIIVSAWNVAEVENMALPPCHAFFQFYVAPAEPEKGIHKPQLSCQLYQRSADIFLGVPFNIASYALLTMMVAQVCDMEAAEFVHTLGDAHIYSNHFEQTELQLSRDPKPLPKMIINPDIKDIFDFKFSDFELVDYEFHPHIKAPVAV is encoded by the coding sequence ATGAGACAGTATTTGGATTTATTGGAGCATGTTTATCAAAATGGGGTTGTTAAAACCGATAGAACAGGCACCGGAACGAAAAGTGTTTTTGGATATCAAATGCGTTTCAACCTAAAAGAAGGGTTTCCGTTAGTAACGACCAAAAAACTACACCTACGTTCCATCATCCATGAATTAATATGGTTCCTGAAAGGGGAAACCAATATTCAATACTTGAAAGAGAATGGTGTTAGTATTTGGGACGAATGGGCGGATGAAGATGGAAACCTGGGTCCTGTTTATGGATCGCAATGGCGTTCCTGGCCAAAGCCTGACGGTGGCCATATCGATCAGATCACCCAAGTAATCAATCAATTAAAGAATACACCTGATTCTAGACGGATTATTGTATCAGCTTGGAATGTGGCTGAGGTCGAAAACATGGCTTTACCTCCATGTCACGCCTTCTTTCAATTTTATGTTGCTCCGGCAGAGCCTGAAAAAGGAATTCATAAACCGCAGCTATCTTGCCAACTATATCAACGCAGTGCCGATATCTTCTTAGGCGTACCTTTCAATATTGCATCCTATGCACTATTGACCATGATGGTCGCGCAGGTCTGCGACATGGAAGCTGCCGAATTTGTACATACGCTAGGCGATGCCCATATTTATAGCAACCATTTTGAGCAGACCGAATTGCAGCTATCCAGAGATCCGAAACCACTTCCAAAAATGATCATCAACCCGGATATCAAAGACATCTTTGATTTCAAATTCTCAGATTTCGAACTGGTAGACTACGAATTCCACCCGCATATTAAAGCACCTGTTGCCGTATAA
- the mtaB gene encoding tRNA (N(6)-L-threonylcarbamoyladenosine(37)-C(2))-methylthiotransferase MtaB produces the protein MGKKVAFYTLGCKLNFSETSSIGRIFKDAGYETTPFNSQADVYVINTCSVTDHADRKCRKVVKEALKYSPNAYITIVGCYAQLKPKEISEIPGVDMVLGAAEKFNILEHINDLTKNEKAVVHNAPIDETNQFVSAFSIGDRTRTFLKVQDGCDYSCTFCTIPLARGASRSGKIEDIVKQAEEIAASGVKEIVLTGVNIGDFGVRDGKRQDRFVDLVKALDEVEGIDRIRISSIEPNLLTNEIIEFVAQSKRFVPHFHMPLQSGNNAVLAKMRRRYKRELYNERVAKIKSLMPDCCIGVDVIVGFPGETREDFIDTYNFLNEMDISYLHVFTYSERENTIAAQMEGAVPGAQRSDRSKMLHILSEKKRRAFYESQLGKTDMVLFEGDEKDGYMHAFSRNYVKVRTPYDPLLVNEVVPVKFLSIAENGDVDIEEIQEVLVH, from the coding sequence ATGGGAAAAAAAGTTGCTTTCTATACACTGGGCTGTAAGCTGAATTTTTCAGAAACATCCTCCATCGGTCGAATCTTCAAGGATGCGGGCTACGAGACTACGCCATTTAACAGTCAGGCAGATGTGTATGTCATTAATACATGTTCGGTAACCGATCATGCAGATCGTAAGTGTAGAAAGGTTGTAAAAGAAGCATTAAAATATTCTCCAAATGCCTACATCACTATTGTTGGATGTTATGCGCAGTTGAAGCCGAAGGAAATTTCTGAGATTCCGGGCGTGGATATGGTATTGGGTGCTGCGGAGAAGTTCAATATTCTAGAGCACATCAATGATCTGACGAAGAACGAAAAAGCAGTTGTGCACAATGCGCCAATTGACGAGACCAACCAATTTGTTTCGGCCTTTTCTATTGGTGACAGGACGCGTACTTTTCTGAAAGTTCAAGACGGTTGCGACTATTCATGTACGTTCTGTACCATTCCATTAGCGCGTGGTGCAAGCCGTTCGGGCAAGATTGAGGATATCGTGAAGCAAGCGGAAGAAATAGCAGCGTCAGGGGTGAAGGAAATAGTGTTGACAGGGGTTAATATTGGTGATTTCGGAGTCCGTGATGGCAAGCGTCAGGATCGTTTCGTCGATTTAGTAAAAGCATTGGACGAAGTGGAAGGCATCGATAGAATTCGTATTTCCTCGATCGAACCTAATTTGTTGACGAACGAGATTATTGAGTTTGTCGCTCAATCGAAACGCTTCGTTCCGCATTTCCATATGCCCTTGCAATCTGGGAATAATGCAGTATTAGCGAAGATGCGTCGTCGCTATAAGCGCGAACTTTATAATGAACGCGTAGCAAAGATCAAGTCTTTGATGCCCGATTGCTGTATAGGGGTGGACGTAATTGTCGGTTTCCCGGGCGAAACACGTGAGGATTTTATAGATACCTATAACTTTTTGAACGAAATGGATATCTCTTACCTTCATGTTTTCACTTATTCAGAAAGAGAGAACACAATTGCTGCGCAGATGGAAGGTGCAGTGCCTGGAGCACAGCGTAGCGATCGCAGCAAGATGTTACATATTCTATCCGAGAAAAAACGTCGTGCATTCTATGAGTCTCAATTAGGTAAAACTGATATGGTGTTATTTGAAGGCGATGAGAAGGATGGTTATATGCATGCGTTCTCGAGAAACTACGTGAAAGTGCGTACGCCTTATGATCCTTTATTGGTAAACGAGGTAGTACCTGTCAAGTTCCTTAGCATTGCAGAAAATGGCGACGTCGATATCGAGGAAATACAAGAAGTATTGGTACATTAA